In the Oncorhynchus tshawytscha isolate Ot180627B unplaced genomic scaffold, Otsh_v2.0 Un_contig_17767_pilon_pilon, whole genome shotgun sequence genome, one interval contains:
- the LOC112237998 gene encoding serine/threonine-protein kinase LMTK1 translates to MGVPVVVSDSSGSRNLRSLLKMPKLLTQSFCDELDRKKKAVSFFDDVTVFLFDQESPTGELADFTFPPGAESSGQASGGENPQPDLQPHPTMGHHHHHPTMGHHLHPPGRAPHASEDSDGNMSEEGGGFEWEDDIPLMTSPLSSPSTAEPPVSDPIPVPAAKPPEDKPPEGKPPEGKPVAVTAASQFSRFSVSRSRFSITHVPNPDMNSGGSSEDGERQ, encoded by the exons ATGGGGGTGCCGGTGGTGGTGAGCGATAGTAGTGGGTCCAGAAACCTCCGCAGCCTCCTCAAGATGCCTAAGCTCCTTACACAGTCCTTCTGTGACGAGCTGGACAGGAAGAAGAAAGCCGTGTCCTTCTTTGATGACGTCACCGTCTTCCTGTTCGACCAG GAGAGCCCCACAGGAGAGCTGGCTGACTTCACGTTTCCCCCAGGAGCAGAGTCCAGCGGCCAGGCCTCAGGCGGGGAGAACCCCCAGCCGGACCTCCAGCCCCACCCCACCAtgggccaccaccaccaccaccccaccatgggccaccacctccaccccccAGGCAGGGCACCACACGCCTCAGAGGACTCTGATGGCAACATGTCAGAAGAAG gtgGTGGGTTTGAGTGGGAGGATGACATCCCATTGATGACCAGCCCGTTGTCCAGCCCGTCTACAGCTGAGCCACCGGTCTCCGATCCCATCCCGGTCCCTGCTGCCAAGCCTCCCGAGGACAAGCCTCCCGAGGGCAAGCCTCCCGAGGGCAAGCCggtagcagtaacagcagcatcaCAGTTCTCCCGTTTCAGCGTGTCCCGCTCCCGCTTCTCCATCACACACGTCCCCAATCCAGACATGAACTCTGGAG GGAGCAGtgaagatggagagaggcagtGA